From Bacteroidales bacterium, one genomic window encodes:
- a CDS encoding aminoglycoside phosphotransferase family protein: MDNWKQILAQFNTQGTLCEPKALGNGLINDTFIVRTAEPECDDYVLQRINNAIFPDVELLQRNIEIVTDHIREKLRARGEKDIKRKALQFIKTRDGQSCSCGCGKAEPKTYVCVDGKYWRLSVFIKDSKSYEAVTPEFAYLTGKSFGDFEGMLSDIPAGKVGASIVNFHNLKFRLGELDAAIAADTAGRVLEMKPIIDKVLAAADKMCVAQNEQEAGKLPTRLAHCDTKVNNMLFDAKDDSFLCVIDLDTVMPSTVLSDFGDFIRTAGNCGAEDDKDLTKVRLNMPVFQSFAKGYLEGTKSFLTQREKELLPFGGAMMTYMQTVRFLADYLNGDTYYKIKYPRHNYDRTMAQLTLFEDIEKHLQEMNNYIESL, translated from the coding sequence ATGGATAACTGGAAACAAATATTGGCGCAATTTAACACGCAAGGAACACTCTGTGAACCAAAGGCATTGGGCAACGGACTAATTAATGATACTTTCATTGTCCGTACTGCTGAACCTGAGTGCGATGACTATGTATTGCAAAGAATTAACAATGCAATTTTCCCCGATGTAGAATTGCTGCAGCGCAATATAGAGATTGTCACTGACCACATTAGAGAGAAGCTGCGTGCGCGCGGAGAGAAAGATATTAAACGCAAAGCGTTGCAATTTATTAAGACTCGCGACGGTCAATCTTGCAGCTGCGGGTGCGGAAAAGCAGAGCCAAAAACTTATGTTTGCGTGGACGGCAAGTATTGGAGACTTTCTGTATTTATTAAAGACTCAAAGAGTTATGAGGCAGTAACCCCGGAGTTTGCTTATCTGACAGGGAAATCTTTTGGAGATTTTGAGGGGATGCTTTCAGACATTCCTGCCGGAAAAGTTGGGGCATCTATCGTGAACTTTCATAATCTAAAATTCCGCCTGGGTGAGCTGGATGCTGCAATTGCAGCTGATACTGCCGGCAGAGTTTTGGAGATGAAACCTATTATAGATAAGGTGCTTGCAGCGGCAGATAAAATGTGCGTTGCGCAGAATGAGCAAGAGGCCGGTAAGCTTCCTACTCGCCTGGCACACTGTGACACCAAAGTCAACAACATGCTGTTTGATGCAAAAGATGACAGCTTTCTGTGCGTTATAGATTTGGACACTGTGATGCCTTCAACTGTGCTTTCAGATTTTGGAGACTTCATTAGAACTGCGGGAAACTGCGGAGCTGAAGATGATAAAGACCTTACCAAGGTGCGTCTGAATATGCCTGTATTCCAGTCTTTTGCAAAGGGATATCTGGAGGGGACAAAATCTTTTCTTACCCAGCGTGAGAAAGAGCTTCTTCCTTTTGGAGGCGCAATGATGACTTACATGCAGACAGTCCGCTTTCTTGCAGATTATCTAAACGGAGATACATATTATAAGATTAAGTATCCGCGTCACAACTATGATAGAACAATGGCGCAGCTGACTCTTTTTGAGGATATTGAAAAGCATCTTCAAGAGATGAATAATTATATTGAATCTCTATAG
- the gluP gene encoding glucose/galactose MFS transporter, producing the protein MSQKKNYIIPLACIGFLFFTVGFALGLNSYLIPLLQKSLSVSKGASYLIIFVTFSAFLIFGYPAGWVIRKIGYKKTMALAFVIFAISFVLFAAAAKMKNLGMFLFASFVCGLGNTVEQAAINPYITILGPIESGARRISIMGICNKISYPIATLFIAWLVGKPIAEAGVNDVITPFYWIAAIFLVLGVLVLFAPLEEIKATGEEEGHEQDCPYAADKTSIWQFPHLVLGCVALFLYVGVETLALETSVDFANTLGLANAEQYSWLPSIGMVIGYIIGIALIPKPLSQAGALKICSWLAILGTFLTVLTPVQTSIWFVPSIALACSLIWPAIWPLAMADLGKFTKQGGALLVVTIFGGAVVPQIFGWISNILVSHHMDKATAIQQSYWIALPCYLFILWYAYYGYKIRKPAKK; encoded by the coding sequence ATGAGTCAGAAAAAAAATTACATCATTCCTCTTGCCTGTATAGGATTTCTATTCTTTACGGTAGGGTTTGCATTGGGGTTGAATTCATATTTGATTCCTCTTTTGCAGAAGTCTCTAAGTGTCTCTAAGGGAGCCTCTTATCTGATTATCTTTGTGACTTTCTCCGCGTTCCTTATTTTTGGATATCCGGCAGGATGGGTGATAAGAAAAATTGGATATAAGAAAACAATGGCGCTTGCATTTGTGATTTTTGCTATCAGCTTTGTTCTATTTGCGGCTGCTGCAAAAATGAAAAATCTTGGGATGTTCTTGTTTGCATCTTTTGTTTGCGGATTAGGCAATACCGTAGAGCAGGCGGCAATTAATCCTTACATCACAATTCTTGGTCCCATAGAGAGCGGCGCAAGAAGAATAAGCATAATGGGAATCTGCAACAAGATTTCATATCCTATTGCTACTCTGTTTATTGCGTGGCTTGTAGGAAAACCTATTGCTGAGGCGGGCGTTAATGATGTCATCACTCCGTTCTATTGGATTGCGGCAATTTTCCTGGTACTTGGAGTTCTGGTTTTATTTGCTCCGCTAGAGGAAATTAAGGCAACCGGAGAGGAAGAGGGTCATGAGCAAGATTGCCCATACGCTGCAGACAAAACTTCTATATGGCAGTTCCCTCACCTTGTACTTGGATGCGTTGCATTGTTCTTATATGTAGGTGTTGAGACTCTTGCATTGGAGACTTCCGTTGACTTTGCAAACACTCTTGGACTTGCAAATGCAGAACAGTATTCATGGCTGCCGTCCATTGGAATGGTAATCGGATATATAATTGGTATTGCTTTGATTCCTAAACCATTATCACAGGCAGGAGCACTTAAGATTTGCTCATGGCTTGCAATACTTGGAACTTTCCTGACAGTGCTTACACCGGTTCAAACTTCTATTTGGTTTGTCCCTTCAATTGCACTTGCATGCTCACTTATATGGCCTGCAATTTGGCCTCTTGCAATGGCAGACCTTGGCAAGTTTACAAAACAGGGCGGCGCTCTGCTGGTAGTTACCATATTTGGCGGAGCTGTTGTGCCTCAGATATTTGGGTGGATTAGCAATATTCTTGTAAGTCATCACATGGATAAGGCTACGGCTATTCAGCAGTCTTATTGGATTGCTCTTCCTTGCTATTTGTTCATTTTGTGGTATGCTTATTACGGTTATAAGATTCGTAAACCGGCAAAGAAATAA